GCTGGGGCTGTTGCAGGCACAGCTCTGATAGCCGATCAGGGCGCTCCTGTCGTGCGCGATCAGGTGCACGCGGGGCAGGTGCAGGGCGTTGAGCAGGTTGAGCACGTCCTGCAGAAGTGGCCCGCGCTGGTAGCCGCCGGCAGGAGCGTCGGTCTGCCCGGCTCCGCGCAGGTCCGGGGCGATGACGTGGTAATGCCGGGCCAGTTCGGGGAGGATGTGCCGCCATTCGTGGCTGTGCTGCGGGAAGCCGTGCAAGAGCAGCACCGGCTCGCCCTGTCCGGCTTCGGTGAGGCGCAGGTGCAGGCCGGGAAGGGGCACGGTGCGCCGCCTGAAGCCAGGAATGGTCGTCATGCCCAACGGCACTACATCTATAGTGCAAATACTATATCTGTAGTGTCAGGAAGGCCGCCCTATAGTGAGGGCTGTGTCCTTGACCCGCACCCGTTCCCTTCAGGCCGCTGTGGAACTTGTCGGCTCGGAGGGCCTGCGCTCCCTGACCCACGGCCGGGTGGACGAGAAGGCCGCCTTACCCAGGGGCTCGACCTCCAACTTCTTTCGCAGCCGTCAGGCGCTGCTGGTCGGCGTCGTGAATCACATCGTGGAGCAGGAGCTTCAGATGGTGCAGCCGATCTTCCACCCGGGCAGTCCAGAGGAACTGATCGATGTCCTGTGCGGCCTGATTGATTTCACGACTGGCCCCAACCGGGTGCCAAGCACCGCCCGCATCGTGC
The Deinococcus fonticola genome window above contains:
- a CDS encoding alpha/beta fold hydrolase; protein product: MTTIPGFRRRTVPLPGLHLRLTEAGQGEPVLLLHGFPQHSHEWRHILPELARHYHVIAPDLRGAGQTDAPAGGYQRGPLLQDVLNLLNALHLPRVHLIAHDRSALIGYQSCACNSPSASPVTWRWGLTPS